In Acanthochromis polyacanthus isolate Apoly-LR-REF ecotype Palm Island chromosome 9, KAUST_Apoly_ChrSc, whole genome shotgun sequence, the DNA window agtagacaATAAGGAGACAGCGCTGAATTAAAGAAGTTTAAAAAGTATCAGTATTTCATACCTATATGCAACTACTTGGAGGAGCTTTCCCGCTTTGGTTTTGGAGCTGTACTCGGCCTCACCAAAGTCAATGAGTTTGACtctgaagggctgcttcacacgatccaccatcatgatgttgtCTTCCTTCAGATCAGcgtggattatgccagcactcTTTGTCGTATCCAGAGCTACAGCCAGCtgcaagtaacaacatttatcaggagtttgttaaagaaatctgtcacatgacaataaaagcagaagttgtaaaggttcctgaaaCACCCATGTTGATTCTAGCACCACTCAAGGAGAGAAatataaggagacaatagaaggtcataCCTGCTCAATAATTGTGCGGACGTGTTCCAGTGGCATTGGCTGTTGTGAATTCCGCAAATAGTCCCACAGGCTGATGTCCAATTTTTCAAACACCAGTTGCCGCTTATTTTTTATGAAGATGTCTCCTTTGTAGTCGATGATGTTTGACTGCTTCGAGTTGTGGCTCACGAGCTTTTTCATGATTTCCGCCTGTGGAGAGACaatatgtttgctgagccacagagtccaatcagttcttctcaacaactaaaaagtacataacatcaccagtaccactactcagaatattgtagtagtactacctctttttgaaaaatgtcttttttgtgtcactgttcagctgGAATCAGTGTCTTACCTCATGGTCTAGATTGCTCCATTCGGGCACCTTTACAGCCACGTGCTCTTCGGTGTCGTTCTTCACACATTCCACCACTAATGCAAAGCCTCCATGTCCGATTTCTTTCACGAACGTGTAGCCTGTTGAGACTTCGGAACGCTGGCTTGTGGTACTCTCctcagaggaagatgaggatgaactttgaaTGTTCTTTTTGAGCTTGTCACAGAAGCCTGAAAGTGaagcagacacaaatgagaaacatattctatggatgtcttgttgaaccattggtaatctaccacactgatgtcatctcagttttcaatcatatttgctaaatattgaaccaattatcataaaacaacagcactgagtgttacaacctgttctgaattgtgttataaggcatattggacagtattgcagcaaaactacatggatgtttcctcagaaactccaaagtgtttacttcattaaacagaagtcTGCTCTTTACAGGAGTACTGGTTGGTTTTAGttatccagttatgaccaaacctgaacactTCTTCTTTATCCAGGAGAAGGCGCATTGGAAgtagttcttcttctttgtctttgtctttctctgcgCCTTCTTCTTGACTTCAGTGTCTTCATCATTGTCCTTGTTGTTCTCAGTGTCTTTAGCAGTGTCACTGTCCTCAAGCTTACTGCTCTTCAGGTCACTTTCATCATCaggcaagcctgtcaggttGATTCTGTTCTCTGGatctgcaggcttaaccatgatgGACACGGTGGTGGAGGGTCTAGATTCAtcgctaaaaaaggaaacatacacggttgggtttacatccgacaagcagagaatgtaaacatgaaaatcaacaaaagtccatatcagtcttttgtcacctgctgggctgctaatgtctcacaacctgtgtacaaagtaaacagaaacacacttaccaactgctggtgggggagTTGCTGCTGAGGTCGCTTCTAGTGATAGAGGGATGGTCGAGGATATCACTGGGGGGGGTTCTGTCCTTCTCCTTTGAGTTGTGGCTCATGGgttttttcaggattttcacCTGTGGAGAGACaatatgtttgctgagccacagagtccaatcagttcttctcaacaactaaaaagtacataacatgagcagtaccactactcagaatcttgtcgtggtactacctctttttaaaacaatgtcttttttgtgtcactgttcagctggaatcagtgtcctacctcaTGGTCTTGACAGTTCCGTTCGGACACCTTTATGGCCTcgtgctcttcagtgttgtttgtCATACGTTCCGGCACAAATCCACAGCTTCCATGTTCCAGGTTTTGCATCAACTTGTAGTCTTCTGGGACTTCGAAAGGATGCCTTGTAGTACTCTCctcagaggaagatgaggatgaggatgaactttgattgttcatttttatcttgtcaaaaaagactgaaagtgaagcagacacaaatgagaaccatattctatggatgtcttgttgaaccattggtaatctaccacactgtagtgatctcagttttcaatcatatttgctgaatattgaaccaattatcataaaacaacagcactgagtgttacaacctgttctgaattgtgttataaggcatattggacagtattgcagcaaaactacatggatgtttcctcagaaactccaaagttttacttcattaaacagaagagtggagttacttacttcacaaaagtttggttatctagattttgctgaaatgtggaagtctctgagtttggtgttaagctggtttcactgaactactcaataaacgaataaataactcaataaaataaattgaaatggtgtctccactcagagaTTTTGTGTTTGCCATGAATTCTacaatgcctttaaaaacaatttaaaatttctcagcattgtttaattttgaaaatggcattttaaatgactaaaactggccCTGTTTTCctcatctatctgcacttaataacttatagtgacatattctgagtaatgttgttataaattgttgaaatctctcatttattagaacattttctgctcaaccatgtctcatttgacagattttttctcacataaaatacatttcaaatatatgaaaaaggctaacttttagaaatgtgttcagtatgtttatttacaaatcaaaatcaaatttaaaaaataattgaaattgtcactgaaagtctcatctttgagcacacattaccccaaaaaaacaataatgcagaaatcaaccaatgatattttctgacacttttctaCTTTCATGCCaggataatacaaaataaaacacacagaagatttttttaacattaaatgcttggtcagaaaaatgaaaaagaaaatgtgatgaactttagtaactgattgagcagatatgacaagttgtagcaccaaaaacaaaaatattgctggATAGCTTAATCCAATTTCATTTTGGATTCCATGTTGCAAGTTAAGGAAACAGAATGAGCTATTACCTTACTTATTACACTTACTGAATGAATTTACTGATCAGAAAAAAGTGATCTTAACTCTtgctcacatcaacacatcagattATCTTTATATTCtccaaaatgaatatttcccagtagaaaaatcctgcTATCCCAACATATCTATGTATTTGGTCATGGTTATAGTCAAATTATTCCAAGTTTGGAGCTTTAAAACCATATTTTGTCTTCACAAACATGTTTGTCCTGCTCTTTACAGGAGTTGGTTttatccagttatgaccaaacctgaacacatcacttcccttccacactgctaagatcttactttttaataacaagatgttaaaaattacaagaccagtaaaaaactgagtgttacatcctgttctgactcacagatttcattacaaattggacagagttgtagaaaaatagattttaaaacttccttctgaatgtttcct includes these proteins:
- the LOC127535528 gene encoding homeodomain-interacting protein kinase 1-like — protein: MNNQSSSSSSSSSEESTTRHPFEVPEDYKLMQNLEHGSCGFVPERMTNNTEEHEAIKVSERNCQDHEVKILKKPMSHNSKEKDRTPPSDILDHPSITRSDLSSNSPTSSCDESRPSTTVSIMVKPADPENRINLTGLPDDESDLKSSKLEDSDTAKDTENNKDNDEDTEVKKKAQRKTKTKKKNYFQCAFSWIKKKCSGFCDKLKKNIQSSSSSSSEESTTSQRSEVSTGYTFVKEIGHGGFALVVECVKNDTEEHVAVKVPEWSNLDHEAEIMKKLVSHNSKQSNIIDYKGDIFIKNKRQLVFEKLDISLWDYLRNSQQPMPLEHVRTIIEQLAVALDTTKSAGIIHADLKEDNIMMVDRVKQPFRVKLIDFGEAEYSSKTKAGKLLQVVAYRAPEIILGLPYSEAIDIWSLGCVMERMMTSDGLFGTDSEYWTLLRMIGLLGVPPQHVIDAGRRSELFFQKMPDGLWQLKRPTECFGTHFDDAVYQFSSLDEIETVCSETDNLAEADERKECIELLKAMLQWDEKDRITPSGILKHPFITRSYLSSNSPTSSCDEPRPSTSLSITVKPADPENRINLTGLPDDESDLKSSKLEDSDTAKDTETSKDRNNDEDTKGNEKDQRRTKTKKKNCFERIFSWRKKTFCCCCCVQV